From one Lycium ferocissimum isolate CSIRO_LF1 chromosome 5, AGI_CSIRO_Lferr_CH_V1, whole genome shotgun sequence genomic stretch:
- the LOC132056698 gene encoding uncharacterized protein LOC132056698 isoform X2 has product MKKDKAVVIESPNTNDEEQEDDPATNPPTRRFSTRNASSKYDFVKVKVWLGDNADHYYVLSRFLLSRMLTVTKIPNHVAIKIALELKKLLVDNSLLDVSQSDLEANLFKLMERRGFGEEYINRYKMITRFHHMRVPLVILVCGTACVGKSTIATQLAQRLNLPNVLQTAMVYELLRTSTDAPLASSPVWARDFSSSEELITEFCRECRIVRKGLAGDLKKAMKDGKPIIIEGIHLDPSIYLMDEENKLPPASPANQAGPKSLKVEEQNELQQKSNSNARCSSQTDRQDCCSEDMNSEPVESSELNKLTTALESLDVVHETSENTGEKVKDSGADQNPSHRREKSGAQPIIVPIVLRMAEFDHKALLEEWVASCTCSEKYPNQDKDKLISNLKTIQDYLCSFTSQGLTVVDISATTFPQTLDWLHNHLLQCIEQGTAQVSRGNSVEIAKKD; this is encoded by the exons atgaAGAAGGATAAGGCGGTTGTAATAGAAAGCCCTAACACTAATGACGAAGAACAAGAAGATGATCCCGCAACTAATCCTCCAACTCGTCGCTTTTCCACCCGCAATGCTTCTTCCAAATACGATTTCGTTAAG GTGAAAGTATGGCTCGGTGACAATGCTGATCATTACTATGTTCTCTCTAGATTCTTGCTCAGCAGAATGCTCACTGTCACTAAG ATACCAAATCATGTGGCTATTAAAATTGCTCTCGAGCTTAAAAAGCTTCTTGTTGACAACAGCCTACTTGATGT CTCACAATCAGATTTGGAGGCAAACTTGTTCAAG CTTATGGAGCGAAGAGGTTTTGGAGAGGAGTATATAAACCGTTATAAAATGATTACGAG ATTTCACCATATGAGAGTGCCTTTGGTAATTCTTGTTTGTGGTACTGCTTGCGTTGGAAAATCTACTATTGCTACTCAGCTTGCACAAAGGCTGAACTTGCCAAATGTCTTGCAG ACTGCCATGGTGTATGAATTGCTACGGACATCAACAGA TGCACCTTTGGCATCTTCTCCTGTATGGGCACGTGATTTCAGCTCATCAGAGGAGCTAATAACCGAATTTTGCAGAGAATGCAGAATAGTAAGGAAAG GTTTGGCTGGTGATTTGAAGAAAGCTATGAAAGATGGAAAACCAATTATAATTGAG GGGATACACCTAGATCCTAGTATTTACCTAATGGATGAAGAGAATAAATTGCCACCAGCTTCTCCAGCAAACCAAGCAGGGCCAAAATCTTTGAAGGTGGAAGAACAGAATGAATTACAACAGAAAAGCAATTCCAATGCTAGATGTAGCAGTCAGACTGACCGCCAGGATTGCTGTTCCGAGGATATGAATTCAGAACCAGTAGAATCTTCTGAGTTAAACAAGCTCACAACTGCTCTGGAATCCTTGGACGTTGTTCATGAAACCTCTGAAAATACAG GtgaaaaagttaaagattctgGGGCAGACCAAAATCCGTCTCATAGAAGAGAAAAATCCGGTGCTCAACCAATAATTGTACCTATAGTGCTAAGGATGGCTGAATTTGACCATAAG GCATTGCTGGAAGAGTGGGTAGCTAGTTGTACATGCAGTGAGAAATATCCTAACCAG GACAAAGATAAATTGATATCTAACTTGAAGACTATACAGGACTATCTCTGCTCCTTTACCTCACAG GGTTTAACAGTTGTAGACATATCAGCGACGACGTTTCCACAAACATTGGATTGGCTGCACAACCATCTTTTACAG TGTATCGAGCAAGGTACAGCACAGGTTTCTAGGGGTAACAGTGTGGAGATAGCCAAAAAAGACTAG
- the LOC132056698 gene encoding uncharacterized protein LOC132056698 isoform X1, whose translation MKKDKAVVIESPNTNDEEQEDDPATNPPTRRFSTRNASSKYDFVKVKVWLGDNADHYYVLSRFLLSRMLTVTKIPNHVAIKIALELKKLLVDNSLLDVSQSDLEANLFKLMERRGFGEEYINRYKMITRFHHMRVPLVILVCGTACVGKSTIATQLAQRLNLPNVLQTAMVYELLRTSTDAPLASSPVWARDFSSSEELITEFCRECRIVRKGLAGDLKKAMKDGKPIIIEGIHLDPSIYLMDEENKLPPASPANQAGPKSLKVEEQNELQQKSNSNARCSSQTDRQDCCSEDMNSEPVESSELNKLTTALESLDVVHETSENTGTGEKVKDSGADQNPSHRREKSGAQPIIVPIVLRMAEFDHKALLEEWVASCTCSEKYPNQDKDKLISNLKTIQDYLCSFTSQGLTVVDISATTFPQTLDWLHNHLLQCIEQGTAQVSRGNSVEIAKKD comes from the exons atgaAGAAGGATAAGGCGGTTGTAATAGAAAGCCCTAACACTAATGACGAAGAACAAGAAGATGATCCCGCAACTAATCCTCCAACTCGTCGCTTTTCCACCCGCAATGCTTCTTCCAAATACGATTTCGTTAAG GTGAAAGTATGGCTCGGTGACAATGCTGATCATTACTATGTTCTCTCTAGATTCTTGCTCAGCAGAATGCTCACTGTCACTAAG ATACCAAATCATGTGGCTATTAAAATTGCTCTCGAGCTTAAAAAGCTTCTTGTTGACAACAGCCTACTTGATGT CTCACAATCAGATTTGGAGGCAAACTTGTTCAAG CTTATGGAGCGAAGAGGTTTTGGAGAGGAGTATATAAACCGTTATAAAATGATTACGAG ATTTCACCATATGAGAGTGCCTTTGGTAATTCTTGTTTGTGGTACTGCTTGCGTTGGAAAATCTACTATTGCTACTCAGCTTGCACAAAGGCTGAACTTGCCAAATGTCTTGCAG ACTGCCATGGTGTATGAATTGCTACGGACATCAACAGA TGCACCTTTGGCATCTTCTCCTGTATGGGCACGTGATTTCAGCTCATCAGAGGAGCTAATAACCGAATTTTGCAGAGAATGCAGAATAGTAAGGAAAG GTTTGGCTGGTGATTTGAAGAAAGCTATGAAAGATGGAAAACCAATTATAATTGAG GGGATACACCTAGATCCTAGTATTTACCTAATGGATGAAGAGAATAAATTGCCACCAGCTTCTCCAGCAAACCAAGCAGGGCCAAAATCTTTGAAGGTGGAAGAACAGAATGAATTACAACAGAAAAGCAATTCCAATGCTAGATGTAGCAGTCAGACTGACCGCCAGGATTGCTGTTCCGAGGATATGAATTCAGAACCAGTAGAATCTTCTGAGTTAAACAAGCTCACAACTGCTCTGGAATCCTTGGACGTTGTTCATGAAACCTCTGAAAATACAGGTACGG GtgaaaaagttaaagattctgGGGCAGACCAAAATCCGTCTCATAGAAGAGAAAAATCCGGTGCTCAACCAATAATTGTACCTATAGTGCTAAGGATGGCTGAATTTGACCATAAG GCATTGCTGGAAGAGTGGGTAGCTAGTTGTACATGCAGTGAGAAATATCCTAACCAG GACAAAGATAAATTGATATCTAACTTGAAGACTATACAGGACTATCTCTGCTCCTTTACCTCACAG GGTTTAACAGTTGTAGACATATCAGCGACGACGTTTCCACAAACATTGGATTGGCTGCACAACCATCTTTTACAG TGTATCGAGCAAGGTACAGCACAGGTTTCTAGGGGTAACAGTGTGGAGATAGCCAAAAAAGACTAG
- the LOC132056699 gene encoding F-box protein At5g07670-like, whose amino-acid sequence MSCSAEKPNFRSPLKELQSPSWTDVWLKNKKALNHVLFNMNLQSRSNKQTLSPQLRKSLDFTLHSLVSDPTSILSDEILLCILSKLPNSQRNSNSLVSKRWLNLQGRLVRSIKVLDWDFLLSGRLFIRFPNLIHVDLVNGSLISPRNSGIFCSHKLLSCHLDCNADPKDWFFKERSVLSSDEIDKGLRILASGCPNLRRLLVVNASELGLLSVAEECPTLQVLELHRCNDQVLRGIAACQNLQILRLIGNVDGFYKSSVTDIGLTILAQGCKRLVKLELSGCEGSYEGVKAIAQCCQMLEELILRDHRMEGGWLSALSYCENLKTLRFLSCKSIDHCGWFDEDVGSCRTLERLHFEKCQLRNKESLRTLFLLCQEVREVIFQNCWGLDNEMFSLSSGLRKVKSLCLESCSLLTTEGLESALISCKEIQSLKVISCSNIKDSEISPALSTLFSTLIDFQWRPDTKSLLSAGLAGTGMRKRGNRYFKKTCDWKSLPGA is encoded by the exons ATGTCATGTTCAGCTGAGAAACCAAATTTCAGGTCACCATTGAAAGAGCTACAATCTCCAAGCTGGACTGATGTATggttaaagaacaagaaagctCTCAATCATGTTCTTTTCAATATGAACCTTCAATCCCGTTCAAATAAGCAAACCCTATCACCACAACTTCGCAAATCCTTAGATTTCACCCTTCATTCTCTTGTTTCCGATCCCACTTCGATTCTATCTGATGAAATACTTCTTTGTATTCTCTCTAAACTCCCAAATTCACAAAGAAATTCCAATTCACTTGTATCCAAACGTTGGCTCAACCTTCAAGGTCGTCTTGTCAGGTCTATTAAGGTTCTTGATTGGGATTTTCTTCTTTCGGGTCGGTTGTTTATTCGCTTTCCTAATCTTATCCATGTTGATTTGGTGAATGGGTCTCTGATTTCACCCCGAAATTCGGGTATTTTTTGTTCTCACAAGTTGCTTTCTTGTCATCTGGATTGCAATGCTGACCCTAAGGAttggttttttaaggaaagatCTGTGTTGTCTTCTGATGAAATTGATAAGGGGTTGAGGATTTTAGCTAGTGGGTGTCCTAATTTGCGTAGATTGTTGGTCGTAAATGCTAGTGAATTGGGGTTGTTGAGTGTAGCTGAGGAATGTCCAACTTTGCAAGTGCTGGAGTTGCATAGATGTAATGATCAGGTTCTTCGTGGGATCGCGGCTTGTCAGAACTTGCAGATATTGAGATTGATTGGAAATGTTGACGGGTTTTATAAATCTTCGGTTACTGATATTGGACTGACTATTTTAGCTCAGGGATGTAAGAGATTGGTGAAGCTGGAGTTGAGTGGTTGTGAAGGGAGTTATGAAGGGGTTAAGGCGATTGCGCAATGTTGCCAAATGCTCGAAGAGCTGATTCTTCGTGATCATAGGATGGAGGGTGGTTGGTTGTCTGCTCTTTCTTATTGTGAAAATTTGAAGACCTTGAGGTTTTTGTCTTGTAAGAGTATTGATCattgtggatggtttgatgaAGATGTAGGATCTTGTCGAACACTAGAAAGATTACATTTCGAGAAATGCCAATTGAGAAATAAGGAGAGTTTGAGAACATTGTTTCTACTCTGTCAAGAAGTTAGAGAGGTTATTTTCCAGAACTGTTGGGGACTGGATAATGAAATGTTTAGTCTTTCCAGTGGTCTAAG GAAGGTGAAGTCTCTTTGCCTAGAAAGCTGTTCACTGCTCACAACTGAAGGCCTCGAATCTGCACTCATTTCGTGCAAGGAGATCCAGAGCCTCAAGGTGATTTCATGCAGCAATATAAAGGATAGTGAAATCAGTCCAGCACTTTCTACCTTGTTCTCCACACTAATAGATTTTCAGTGGAGACCAGACACAAAATCTCTTCTTTCAGCTGGTCTTGCGGGAACTGGAATGCGAAAAAGAGGCAATAGATATTTCAAGAAGACGTGTGACTGGAAGTCACTGCCTGGTGCATAG